The following are from one region of the Candidatus Hydrogenedentota bacterium genome:
- a CDS encoding dodecin domain-containing protein, with the protein MAESVYKVIELVGTSTKSWEDAAKSAVEQAGKNLRDLRVAEVSELDMKLENNKVVAYRAKVKLSFKYEDK; encoded by the coding sequence ATGGCGGAAAGTGTGTACAAGGTCATCGAACTGGTGGGCACCTCAACCAAGTCCTGGGAAGATGCCGCCAAGAGCGCCGTCGAACAGGCGGGCAAGAACCTGCGAGACCTGCGCGTGGCGGAGGTCTCGGAACTGGACATGAAGCTCGAAAACAACAAGGTAGTCGCCTACCGCGCAAAGGTGAAGTTGTCCTTCAAGTACGAGGATAAGTGA
- a CDS encoding L-rhamnose mutarotase, giving the protein MKRYGSVIRVQPEKFEEYVRLHAAVWPEVLRMIRECNIRNYSIYHKDGFLFSYFEYVGNDFDTDMARMAADPVTQRWWDVCKPCQQPLETRAEGEWWADMQEVFHCD; this is encoded by the coding sequence ATGAAACGTTATGGTTCCGTGATCCGGGTGCAGCCGGAGAAGTTCGAGGAATACGTCCGGCTCCACGCGGCCGTGTGGCCGGAAGTGCTGAGGATGATCCGGGAGTGCAACATCCGTAACTACTCGATTTACCACAAGGACGGGTTCTTGTTCAGTTATTTCGAGTACGTGGGCAACGATTTCGACACGGACATGGCCCGGATGGCGGCGGACCCCGTGACGCAGCGTTGGTGGGACGTGTGCAAGCCGTGCCAGCAGCCGCTGGAAACGCGCGCCGAGGGCGAATGGTGGGCGGACATGCAGGAGGTCTTCCATTGCGATTGA
- a CDS encoding sulfatase, whose product MDRRKFLRWLGSGAVALGAAECARVPWAYAADSARLASAGAQGRPNVLFIAVDDLRPELGCYGNAVIQSPNIDRLAARGLVFRHAYCQQAVCSPSRSSLLTGTRPDTTQVWDLETHFRTALPDVVTLPQLFKNEGYFVQGMGKIYHGGLDDPASWSTPWTAPGVKTPADARALEPDEMERRARQARAKRRKGDRGVPFQAVDGPDNSLNDGVLADMAVAALQGLCEKEQPFFLAVGFVKPHLPFISPKKYWDLYDPEKIPPAPNPFLPKGAPPYALAERNELWSYDGVPDTSLLPDDYARQLKHGYYAAVSFMDAQVGRVLDELERLGLQDDTIVVLWGDHGWKLGEHGCWCKHSNVENDTNAPVILSVPGMAHAGSSTDALVEFVDIYPTLADLAGLPKPAHLEGASAAPLLAEPDREWKRAAFSQYPRTHEKKRLMGYSMRTRRYRFTRWVDRDDSARVEAVELYDHETDPQENVNIAGDPKNAALVEELTRQLVAGWRGALPS is encoded by the coding sequence ATGGACCGGCGCAAGTTCTTGAGATGGCTGGGTTCTGGGGCTGTGGCGTTGGGCGCCGCGGAGTGCGCGCGTGTGCCGTGGGCCTACGCGGCGGATTCAGCGCGCCTGGCGTCCGCGGGGGCGCAGGGGAGACCGAACGTTCTCTTCATCGCGGTAGACGATCTCCGGCCTGAATTGGGTTGCTACGGCAACGCGGTCATCCAGTCGCCGAACATCGACCGGCTCGCGGCGCGGGGCCTCGTGTTTCGTCATGCCTATTGCCAGCAGGCGGTATGTTCGCCGTCCCGTTCGAGCCTCCTGACCGGCACGCGGCCCGACACGACACAGGTCTGGGACCTTGAGACCCATTTCCGGACGGCGCTGCCCGATGTGGTCACGCTGCCGCAGTTGTTCAAGAACGAGGGTTACTTCGTGCAGGGGATGGGAAAAATCTACCACGGCGGCCTGGATGACCCCGCGTCCTGGTCCACGCCATGGACGGCGCCGGGTGTGAAGACCCCGGCGGACGCACGGGCACTGGAACCGGACGAGATGGAGCGCCGCGCCCGGCAGGCGCGGGCCAAACGCCGCAAAGGGGATCGCGGTGTTCCGTTTCAGGCGGTGGACGGTCCGGATAATTCGTTGAACGACGGCGTGCTCGCGGACATGGCCGTGGCCGCGTTGCAGGGGTTGTGCGAGAAGGAACAGCCATTTTTCCTCGCGGTTGGCTTCGTGAAGCCGCATTTGCCCTTCATCTCGCCGAAGAAATACTGGGATCTCTACGACCCGGAGAAGATCCCGCCCGCCCCGAATCCGTTTCTGCCGAAGGGCGCGCCGCCCTATGCGCTGGCGGAACGCAATGAGTTGTGGAGCTATGACGGAGTGCCGGACACGAGCCTGTTGCCGGACGACTACGCGCGCCAGTTGAAGCACGGCTACTACGCCGCAGTCAGCTTCATGGACGCGCAGGTGGGCCGCGTGCTGGATGAACTCGAGCGGCTCGGCCTGCAGGATGACACCATCGTCGTGCTGTGGGGCGACCACGGCTGGAAACTGGGCGAACATGGCTGCTGGTGCAAGCACAGCAACGTCGAGAACGACACCAACGCGCCGGTGATCCTCTCCGTGCCGGGGATGGCGCACGCAGGCTCGAGCACGGACGCGCTCGTGGAGTTCGTGGATATCTACCCGACCCTGGCGGACTTGGCCGGGCTTCCGAAACCCGCGCATCTTGAAGGCGCAAGCGCCGCGCCGCTGCTTGCGGAGCCGGACCGCGAATGGAAGCGCGCCGCGTTCAGCCAGTATCCGCGCACGCACGAGAAGAAGCGGCTCATGGGCTATTCGATGCGCACGCGCCGCTACCGGTTCACGCGCTGGGTCGATCGCGACGACTCCGCCCGGGTCGAGGCCGTGGAGTTATACGACCACGAGACCGACCCGCAGGAAAACGTCAACATCGCGGGCGACCCGAAGAACGCCGCGCTGGTCGAGGAACTGACGCGGCAGTTGGTGGCGGGCTGGCGCGGGGCGCTGCCTTCTTGA
- the dinB gene encoding DNA polymerase IV, which produces MNHRILHIDMDAFFASVEQVRDPSLRGKPLIIGGDQESRGVVCTASYEARQYGVHSAMPLAEARRRCPHGIFMHGNFAHYEAASGQVHALLQTVSPLVQMASIDEAYVDVTGSQGLFGGDDAIAGYLKSAIRARTGLPCTIAVAPNKLVAKVATGEGKPDGYVRVDAGGEAAYLAPLPVRKLPGAGPRTCEVLEGLGILTIGQLAAAPAPVLERVFGLTAAVGLRQAARGVASAEVEIDTPPKSISRETTFERDLLDWNEIGRVLAYLTERAAHTLREDGFETRRVTLKVRYADFETHTFAKMLPMPTCVDRDIVEAIRELTPKARARRARVRLIGVNLSALSYNQHQLCLFGRKTVEKWEHALESVDRIRARFGFDYLRFGRSMQYGRDVRLSTPSLSR; this is translated from the coding sequence ATGAACCATCGGATTCTGCATATCGATATGGACGCGTTCTTCGCGTCGGTGGAGCAGGTGCGCGACCCGAGCCTGCGCGGGAAGCCGCTGATTATCGGCGGCGACCAGGAATCGCGCGGGGTGGTGTGCACGGCGTCGTACGAGGCGCGGCAGTACGGCGTCCACTCGGCGATGCCGCTGGCAGAGGCGCGGCGGCGCTGCCCCCACGGGATTTTCATGCACGGCAATTTCGCGCATTACGAGGCGGCGTCCGGGCAGGTGCACGCGCTGCTACAGACAGTGTCGCCGCTGGTGCAGATGGCGTCGATCGACGAGGCATACGTGGACGTGACGGGCTCGCAGGGGCTTTTCGGCGGCGACGACGCCATCGCGGGCTATCTCAAGTCGGCCATCCGCGCGCGCACGGGCCTGCCCTGCACCATCGCCGTCGCGCCGAACAAGCTGGTGGCGAAAGTGGCGACGGGCGAGGGCAAGCCGGACGGCTACGTGCGCGTGGACGCGGGCGGCGAGGCGGCCTATCTCGCGCCGCTGCCGGTGCGCAAACTGCCCGGCGCGGGCCCGCGCACCTGCGAGGTGCTCGAAGGACTGGGCATCCTGACCATCGGCCAGCTTGCGGCGGCGCCGGCCCCGGTGCTCGAACGGGTCTTCGGCCTGACCGCGGCGGTCGGCCTGCGGCAGGCGGCGCGCGGCGTCGCCTCGGCGGAAGTCGAGATAGACACGCCGCCGAAATCGATCAGCCGGGAGACGACCTTCGAGCGCGACCTGCTCGACTGGAACGAGATCGGGCGCGTGCTCGCGTATCTCACGGAACGGGCGGCGCACACGCTGCGCGAGGATGGGTTCGAAACGCGTCGCGTCACACTCAAGGTGCGCTACGCCGATTTCGAGACTCACACCTTCGCGAAGATGCTGCCCATGCCCACCTGCGTGGACCGGGATATCGTCGAGGCGATCCGCGAACTGACGCCCAAGGCGCGGGCGCGGCGCGCGCGCGTCCGGCTCATCGGCGTGAACCTGTCCGCGCTCAGCTACAACCAGCACCAGCTTTGTCTGTTCGGGCGCAAGACGGTGGAAAAATGGGAACACGCCCTCGAAAGTGTGGACCGCATCCGTGCCCGGTTCGGATTCGACTACCTGCGTTTCGGCCGGTCGATGCAGTACGGCCGCGACGTGCGCCTGTCCACCCCGTCGCTATCGCGGTGA